From the Calonectris borealis chromosome 4, bCalBor7.hap1.2, whole genome shotgun sequence genome, one window contains:
- the LOC142082324 gene encoding interleukin-8, whose product MNGKLVAVLALFLISAATSQGRTLARMGTELRCQCIATHSKFIPPKSIQDVKLTQSGPHCKNVEVIATLKDGREVCLEPTAPWVQLIIKAILAKAQLNSDSPL is encoded by the exons ATGAACGGCAAACTCGTCGCTGTCCTGGCTCTTTTCCTGATTTCAGCGGCTACGTCTCAAG GTAGGACCCTGGCAAGGATGGGAACCGAGCTCCGGTGCCAGTGCATAGCCACTCATTCGAAGTTCATCCCTCCTAAATCCATTCAAGATGTGAAGCTGACACAGAGCGGCCCCCACTGCAAGAACGTCGAAGTCAT AGCTACTCTGAAGGACGGCAGAGAGGTGTGCTTGGAGCCCACTGCTCCCTGGGTACAGCTGATCATAAAGGCAATTTTGGCCAA GGCTCAACTCAATTCCGACTCGCCACTCTAA